One Pseudomonadales bacterium DNA window includes the following coding sequences:
- a CDS encoding TIGR04219 family outer membrane beta-barrel protein yields the protein MKNIIQSTILGVMLVGASSVATADVLGFGVAAKAYQLELKDNDSNGNTDTETNVEYSAYLEHPVPLLPNVRLAFADFSFDESDDLQFEIDSRFTDATLYYEILDNIVELDLGLTVRVFDVAVDAVEDLENDDVSALLYAKAQGNLPFVGLSAGAIAQLGGNGDDAVTDAEVFIKYDFLLGVGVAAGYRLIEQKLEVDKNTDLDAELTGAYLSATFSF from the coding sequence ATGAAAAACATTATTCAATCGACTATTTTAGGCGTCATGCTTGTTGGTGCGTCATCAGTTGCCACGGCCGACGTGTTAGGTTTTGGTGTTGCCGCCAAGGCTTACCAGCTTGAATTAAAAGATAATGATTCAAACGGTAATACAGATACAGAAACCAATGTTGAATACTCAGCATATCTTGAGCATCCGGTGCCCTTACTGCCGAATGTTCGTTTAGCATTTGCAGATTTCAGTTTTGATGAGTCGGATGATTTACAATTCGAAATCGATAGCCGCTTTACCGATGCCACGCTGTATTATGAGATTCTTGATAATATTGTAGAGCTTGACCTTGGCTTGACCGTGCGCGTATTTGATGTGGCGGTTGACGCTGTGGAAGACCTTGAAAATGACGATGTGTCAGCGTTGTTATATGCAAAAGCACAGGGTAATTTACCATTTGTTGGCTTATCAGCGGGTGCCATTGCGCAGCTTGGCGGTAATGGCGATGATGCAGTGACCGATGCCGAGGTGTTTATTAAATACGACTTTTTGTTGGGTGTTGGTGTCGCGGCCGGTTACCGCTTGATTGAGCAAAAGCTGGAAGTAGACAAAAATACAGATTTAGATGCTGAGTTAACGGGCGCATACTTATCTGCTACCTTCAGCTTTTAA